A stretch of Onychomys torridus chromosome 2, mOncTor1.1, whole genome shotgun sequence DNA encodes these proteins:
- the LOC118578526 gene encoding interferon alpha-12-like produces MARPCALLTFLVVMHCWSSCCLGCDLPQTHHLRNKRASALLAQMRRLSPLSCLKDRMDFAFPLEKVDAQQIQKAQAIPVLQELTQQVLILFSSKDSSAAWETSLLDTLCTGLDQQLKDLQACLMQQVEVQEPSPSQEDSLVAVRNYFHRITVYLKEKKHSPCAWEVVRTEVRRALSSSANLLAGLTEEKE; encoded by the coding sequence ATGGCCAGGCCCTGTGCTCTCCTGACCTTCCTGGTGGTGATGCACTGCTGGTCAAGCTGTTGCCTGGGATGTGACCTGCCTCAGACTCATCACCTCAGGAACAAGAGAGCCTCCGCACTCCTGGCACAGATGAGGagactctcccctctctcctgcctgaaGGACAGAATGGACTTTGCATTCCCTCTGGAGAAGGTGGATGCCCAGCAGATCCAGAAGGCTCAAGCCATCCCTGTCCTGCAGGAGCTGACCCAGCAGGTCCTGATCCTCTTCAGCTCCAAGGACTCATCTGCTGCTTGGGAGACAAGCCTCCTAGACACATTGTGCACTGGCCTCGACCAGCAGCTCAAAGACCTGCAAGCCTGTCTGATGCAGCAGGTGGAGGTGCAGGAACCTTCCCCGAGCCAGGAAGACTCTCTGGTGGCTGTGAGGAACTACTTCCACAGGATCACTGTCTacctgaaggagaagaaacacagccCCTGTGCCTGGGAGGTGGTCAGAACAGAAGTAAGGAGAGCCCTGTCTTCTTCAGCCAACCTGCTGGCAGGATTGACTGAGGAGAAGGAGTAA
- the LOC118578625 gene encoding interferon alpha-12-like, whose product MARPCDFLMIVMVMKYWSTCCLGCDLPQTHHLRNKRTSTLLAQMRRLSPLSCLRDRKDFAFPLRKVDAQRIQKAQAIHVMGEVTQQVLTLFTSDESSDIWNTTLLDTFCDELYQQLKDLQACLMEHVEVQEPSRNQEDSMVAVRNYFHRITVYLKEKKHSPCAWEVVRAEVWRALSSLANLLAGLTEEKE is encoded by the coding sequence ATGGCCAGACCCTGTGATTTCCTGATGATTGTGATGGTGATGAAGTACTGGTCAACCTGCTGTCTGGGATGTGACCTGCCTCAGACTCATCACCTCAGGAACAAGAGAACCTCCACACTCCTGGCACAAATGAGGagactctcccctctctcctgcctgaGGGACAGGAAGGACTTTGCATTCCCTCTGAGGAAGGTGGATGCCCAGAGGATCCAGAAGGCTCAAGCCATCCATGTCATGGGTGAGGTGACCCAGCAGGTGCTGACCCTCTTCACCTCGGATGAATCATCTGATATTTGGAATACAACCCTCCTAGACACATTCTGTGATGAGCTCTACCAGCAGCTCAAAGACTTGCAAGCCTGTCTGATGGAGCATGTGGAGGTGCAGGAACCTTCCAGGAACCAGGAAGACTCCATGGTGGCTGTGAGGAACTACTTCCACAGGATCACTGTCTacctgaaggagaagaaacacagccCCTGTGCCTGGGAGGTGGTCAGAGCAGAAGTCTGGAGAGCCCTGTCTTCCTTAGCCAACCTGCTGGCAGGATTGACTGAGGAGAAGGAGTAA